The following proteins are encoded in a genomic region of Dokdonia donghaensis DSW-1:
- a CDS encoding VCBS repeat-containing protein yields the protein MKTSLPLLLLFMFLFSCSQPEKNYRFVHKIDTGITFTNELTKSPELNILNYLYYYNGAGVATGDFNNDGLIDIYFTSNLQQDHLYLNLGDLKFKNITTSSGINNRDGWTTGVTTVDINSDGYLDIYISKVSGHLNLKGSNKLYINQGLTDGVPTFKDEASKYQLDVKGLNTQTAFFDYDLDGDLDAYLLSHSLYPNAYFGRGSQRETRDTINGDRLLENRNGVFYNASAKANIYSSKIGYGLGINISDLNNDGYPDMYIGNDFFEDDYLYINNQDGTFNEINNKNGALGHTSHFSMGNDIADVNNDGLPDIISVDMLPEDPYTLKTSGAEYNYPIFSNNLKQGYTPQFMQNTLHINQGSSSFTESAFLSNVASSEWSWSPLLADFNNDGHKDLYITNGILGATNDMDFINFISNQNIQKRLGKNMTDGELPFIEEMPSKKTENYFFKNNRNATFTNTSSDWIAPKTSFSNGSSYADLDNDGDLDLIVNNVNEAAYVLENKTQQIDTTRNYLKVAFNGPHHNKFGIGAKVEIYSTQGKQYFENYTTRGFLSSVAPELFIGLDTVSIIDSLRVIWPDGKTQKLNTIISNQKITLDYKNASGNFYDSIQITPITRFINDTLIPFRHNENATVEFSRNPLVPYSSTNLSKAIRIGDINNDGLEDFITLGAKSQITSLQLQTTLGKFTHKELPNDRTHAIAEDIDAIIFDANGDELNDLIIVSGGNEIQTGSALQPRLYLNTQERLKQVENAFDNIFVNASTVRAVDLDQDGDLDLSITSDVIPQEFGTTPQQYLFSNDGAGNFSNITQSYSSDFTDIGNVRDIQWQDIDNNGFPDAVVAGHWMAPTILLNNGKELSKQHNNGLENARGWFNSLKVEDFDNDGDLDIIAGNWGLNTRLKASEGAPVQLYIQDFDDNGKLDPIVTYFYKGAETTIATKDELVKQLPQLNKKYLSYNAFAKAEFKDLLPSNKLTTATVKQVTELASVYFENKGDGTFTKRQLPLPAQVSSVHDILVDDINNDGYNDLILVGNDYQISTQLGRLDGSKGIVLYNDKKGFFNVAEKTKFNILGASRSIDTTTISGEKYIIVGRNNDTPLFLRKEE from the coding sequence GTGAAAACTTCATTACCCCTACTCCTACTATTTATGTTTCTTTTCTCCTGCTCACAGCCAGAGAAAAATTACCGCTTTGTACATAAAATAGATACTGGAATCACTTTTACAAATGAGCTTACAAAATCACCAGAGCTTAACATACTTAATTATCTCTACTACTATAACGGTGCTGGCGTTGCTACAGGCGACTTTAATAACGACGGCCTAATAGACATTTACTTCACTTCAAATCTTCAACAAGATCATCTATATTTAAATCTAGGTGACTTAAAATTTAAAAATATAACCACCTCCTCTGGTATAAACAACAGAGACGGCTGGACCACTGGCGTTACTACAGTAGATATAAATAGTGATGGATATCTAGATATTTATATCTCCAAAGTATCTGGTCATCTCAATCTTAAAGGCTCAAATAAACTATATATAAATCAAGGCCTTACAGATGGTGTACCTACTTTTAAAGATGAAGCCTCAAAGTATCAATTAGACGTTAAAGGCCTCAACACTCAGACTGCTTTTTTTGACTATGACCTTGATGGTGACCTTGACGCTTACCTACTATCGCACTCACTCTACCCCAATGCTTACTTTGGCAGAGGGAGCCAGCGAGAGACTAGGGATACTATAAATGGCGATAGACTGCTAGAAAATAGAAACGGTGTTTTTTATAACGCTTCCGCGAAAGCGAACATATATTCATCAAAAATAGGTTACGGTCTCGGGATAAACATAAGTGATCTTAACAATGATGGATATCCAGATATGTATATAGGTAATGACTTTTTTGAAGATGATTATCTATACATAAATAACCAAGACGGAACCTTTAATGAAATTAATAACAAAAATGGAGCACTAGGCCACACCTCACATTTTTCTATGGGAAATGACATAGCAGATGTAAATAATGACGGCCTACCTGACATCATATCTGTAGATATGCTCCCTGAAGATCCTTATACCCTAAAAACTTCTGGTGCCGAATATAATTACCCCATATTCTCAAATAATCTGAAACAAGGTTATACACCACAATTTATGCAGAACACCTTGCATATTAACCAAGGTTCTTCCTCTTTTACAGAAAGTGCTTTTTTAAGCAATGTTGCAAGTTCTGAGTGGAGCTGGTCTCCTCTACTTGCAGACTTTAACAATGATGGGCACAAAGACCTTTATATTACAAATGGGATTCTAGGTGCAACAAATGATATGGACTTTATTAATTTCATATCAAATCAAAATATACAAAAGCGTCTAGGTAAAAATATGACAGATGGTGAACTTCCCTTTATAGAAGAAATGCCTAGCAAAAAAACAGAAAATTACTTCTTTAAAAATAATAGAAACGCAACTTTTACAAACACCTCATCAGACTGGATAGCTCCTAAAACATCATTTAGTAATGGAAGCTCATATGCAGATCTAGATAATGATGGAGATCTAGACCTCATTGTAAATAATGTAAATGAAGCTGCTTACGTACTGGAGAATAAGACACAACAAATAGACACCACAAGAAACTATCTTAAAGTGGCTTTTAATGGTCCGCATCACAATAAATTTGGTATCGGTGCAAAGGTGGAGATATACAGTACGCAAGGTAAACAGTATTTTGAAAACTATACTACGCGTGGCTTTCTATCATCTGTTGCTCCAGAACTATTTATAGGTCTAGATACTGTGAGTATCATAGACTCTTTAAGAGTGATCTGGCCAGACGGAAAAACACAGAAGCTAAACACTATTATTTCTAACCAAAAGATAACTCTAGATTATAAAAATGCCTCTGGCAATTTTTATGATAGTATACAGATAACTCCTATAACACGTTTTATAAATGACACCCTAATTCCCTTTCGTCATAATGAAAATGCTACCGTAGAGTTTAGTCGCAATCCTTTAGTGCCATATAGTTCTACTAATCTTAGCAAAGCCATACGTATAGGTGATATAAATAATGACGGCCTAGAAGATTTTATAACCCTAGGTGCAAAATCTCAAATAACTTCGTTACAACTACAAACCACTTTAGGAAAATTTACTCATAAAGAACTTCCTAATGATCGCACACACGCAATTGCCGAAGATATAGACGCTATCATTTTTGATGCAAATGGTGACGAGCTCAACGATCTTATCATTGTGAGTGGTGGTAATGAGATACAAACCGGCAGTGCGCTACAACCTAGGCTGTATCTCAATACTCAAGAACGGCTTAAACAAGTTGAAAACGCTTTCGACAACATCTTTGTAAATGCATCTACTGTTCGTGCAGTAGATCTAGATCAAGATGGTGACCTAGATCTTTCTATAACAAGTGACGTTATCCCTCAAGAGTTTGGGACAACACCGCAACAATATCTTTTTAGTAATGATGGTGCAGGTAACTTTAGTAACATCACACAGAGTTATAGCTCAGACTTTACAGACATTGGTAATGTGCGTGACATACAGTGGCAAGATATAGATAATAATGGTTTTCCAGACGCAGTAGTTGCAGGTCACTGGATGGCTCCCACAATTTTGCTCAATAACGGTAAGGAGCTTTCAAAACAACATAATAATGGCTTAGAAAACGCTAGAGGGTGGTTTAATTCGTTAAAAGTAGAAGACTTTGACAATGATGGAGACCTTGACATAATTGCTGGTAACTGGGGACTTAACACCCGTCTCAAGGCTTCGGAGGGAGCGCCAGTACAGTTATATATCCAAGATTTTGATGATAATGGTAAACTTGACCCTATAGTAACCTATTTCTACAAAGGAGCAGAGACGACTATTGCCACAAAAGACGAACTTGTAAAACAGCTACCACAACTCAATAAAAAGTATCTTTCTTATAACGCTTTCGCGAAAGCGGAATTTAAAGATTTACTACCTAGCAACAAGCTTACAACCGCAACAGTAAAACAAGTCACAGAGCTTGCCTCTGTTTATTTTGAAAACAAAGGAGATGGCACCTTTACCAAAAGACAATTACCATTACCCGCACAAGTCTCATCTGTACACGACATACTTGTAGATGACATAAATAATGATGGTTATAATGACCTCATTCTAGTAGGTAATGATTACCAGATAAGTACACAATTAGGCAGGTTAGACGGCTCAAAAGGTATTGTCCTTTACAATGATAAAAAGGGCTTTTTTAACGTGGCAGAAAAGACAAAATTCAATATTTTAGGTGCTTCCAGAAGCATTGACACAACTACGATATCTGGAGAAAAATACATCATCGTTGGTAGAAATAATGACACTCCATTGTTTCTTAGAAAAGAAGAATAA